From a region of the Georgenia yuyongxinii genome:
- a CDS encoding cupin domain-containing protein, whose amino-acid sequence MRVVRIRPGPRTPHRHPHSCEVMFVAQGDGRFWEGDTVHQVRAGDVLFVPTGVPHATVCVGDTDIVLACFFPRRDLPSNIEELPGPVRH is encoded by the coding sequence ATGCGGGTAGTGCGGATCCGGCCGGGTCCGCGCACCCCGCATCGCCATCCTCACAGCTGCGAGGTCATGTTCGTCGCACAGGGCGACGGGCGGTTCTGGGAGGGCGACACGGTTCACCAGGTCCGTGCGGGTGACGTCTTGTTCGTCCCGACCGGTGTCCCGCACGCGACCGTCTGCGTGGGTGACACCGACATCGTGCTCGCATGCTTCTTCCCCCGGCGGGATCTGCCCAGCAACATCGAGGAGCTCCCAGGTCCGGTACGTCACTGA
- a CDS encoding YeiH family protein, giving the protein MHRFVTNKQASSRIRTTLGAAWPPLLVAIGCAALARVVPLLSPLLTSLIVGAVVANTRLVRLGALGQAGPIAKTLLRVGIVLVGFRLSLEALAGVGGRGAVVIIVTVVLVFLATCWVGDRLGLDRGLVTLIASGFAICGAAAIAAVEGAIRRRDEDVALSIAMVTLFGSAMIIIVPLAGAGLALSPEQIGVWAGASIHEVAQVVAAASITGGAAVAVATTIKLGRVLLLGIVYSAARFRDGAPGGLDQVAQRKVRLVPWFVIGFVLAMLLRSSGLLPATALGAIDALANVSLAAGMFGLGLGVRFAQLYPLPWRVVGLSAVSTAVAASASLGLVVLLF; this is encoded by the coding sequence GTGCACCGCTTCGTGACGAACAAGCAAGCCTCTTCCCGCATTCGCACGACGCTGGGTGCCGCCTGGCCCCCGCTGCTCGTGGCCATCGGATGCGCGGCTCTGGCCCGCGTCGTCCCGCTCCTCAGCCCTCTGCTCACTAGCCTCATCGTGGGCGCGGTGGTGGCGAATACTCGCCTGGTGCGCCTCGGGGCGCTCGGGCAGGCCGGCCCGATCGCGAAGACCCTGCTACGGGTTGGCATTGTCCTCGTCGGCTTCCGACTGTCGCTCGAGGCACTGGCCGGAGTCGGTGGCCGAGGGGCCGTCGTCATCATCGTCACCGTCGTCCTGGTCTTTCTTGCGACCTGCTGGGTCGGTGATCGGTTGGGGCTGGACCGCGGTCTTGTCACGCTCATCGCCAGCGGGTTCGCCATCTGCGGTGCGGCTGCGATCGCTGCCGTGGAGGGGGCGATCCGCCGACGCGATGAGGACGTTGCGCTCTCCATCGCCATGGTGACGCTATTCGGCAGCGCGATGATCATCATCGTCCCGCTCGCCGGCGCCGGGCTGGCACTCAGCCCGGAACAGATTGGGGTGTGGGCCGGGGCGAGCATCCACGAGGTCGCCCAGGTGGTTGCCGCAGCTTCTATCACGGGCGGGGCAGCGGTGGCGGTCGCCACAACAATCAAGCTCGGTCGCGTCCTGCTCCTCGGAATTGTCTACAGCGCCGCCCGCTTTCGGGACGGAGCGCCTGGGGGTCTGGACCAGGTCGCCCAGCGCAAGGTGCGGCTCGTGCCGTGGTTCGTCATCGGGTTCGTCCTCGCGATGCTCCTGCGCTCCAGCGGGCTCTTGCCGGCGACAGCGCTTGGCGCGATCGATGCGCTCGCCAACGTGAGCCTCGCCGCCGGAATGTTCGGCCTCGGACTAGGCGTGCGATTCGCCCAGCTCTACCCGCTGCCGTGGAGGGTGGTCGGGCTCTCAGCGGTGTCCACGGCTGTGGCTGCCAGCGCTTCGCTCGGGCTCGTTGTCCTGCTCTTCTAG
- a CDS encoding FadR/GntR family transcriptional regulator, translated as MTAPQDREMTEGWQVIGRSGLIARIRGEILRVMTERHLQPGERLPAERDLAAALEVSRPSVREAVRTLEAEGRLVVKHGQGVFVAEPATQQKLRGSLQDWEEDLSQLFAMREVIEVPAARWASQRKDPGELARIRAAYATLEGALDSDDVQNDKVQRLDALFHTRIVQAAGNSLLEQTQAVIYDLLLEGMRTTLEVEGRAAASRKEHLRILAAIESGDAEGAAEAAREHVLRARAAAERHLNAMSRQAADRTPQMTDPKS; from the coding sequence GTGACAGCACCGCAGGACCGCGAGATGACCGAGGGCTGGCAGGTGATCGGTCGGTCCGGCCTGATCGCGCGCATCAGGGGCGAGATCCTCCGGGTGATGACCGAGCGGCATCTCCAGCCCGGGGAACGACTCCCCGCGGAGCGGGACCTCGCCGCGGCACTGGAGGTCAGCCGCCCCTCAGTGCGCGAGGCCGTGCGTACGCTCGAAGCGGAGGGACGGCTCGTGGTCAAGCACGGCCAAGGCGTGTTCGTGGCAGAGCCGGCGACCCAGCAGAAGCTGCGAGGATCGCTCCAGGACTGGGAGGAGGATCTGTCCCAGCTCTTCGCTATGCGTGAGGTCATCGAGGTCCCCGCCGCTCGGTGGGCGAGCCAGCGTAAGGACCCCGGCGAACTCGCCAGGATTCGCGCTGCGTACGCGACTCTCGAGGGGGCCCTGGACAGCGACGACGTTCAGAACGACAAGGTGCAACGGCTCGACGCCCTCTTCCACACGCGGATCGTCCAGGCGGCCGGGAACTCTCTGTTGGAACAGACTCAGGCAGTCATCTACGACCTTCTACTCGAGGGCATGCGGACGACGCTAGAGGTCGAGGGCCGCGCCGCGGCTTCCCGAAAGGAACACCTGCGGATTCTTGCCGCGATCGAGAGTGGGGACGCCGAAGGGGCTGCCGAGGCTGCACGCGAGCATGTTCTGCGAGCGCGGGCGGCGGCGGAACGGCACCTCAACGCCATGAGCCGGCAAGCGGCCGACCGTACTCCTCAGATGACTGACCCAAAGTCCTAG